The region TCCTGGGACTCGGCCAGCATGATCTCTCGGGGCACCATCCCGGTCTCACGGAGGTGGACCCGGTCCGCATAGATGACCGCCCCGAAGGTGCTTGCCATCTCGCTCGACGCTCCGGCAAGCCCCGCCGCTCCGAGGTCGCGGCAGGAGAGGACCTTCCCGGTCTCCGCCATCTCGAGGATGGCGTCGATGAGGAGTTTCTCCGTGTAGGGGTCGCCGACCTGGACGCTCGGGCGGTCCGCGGCCTCCGCGTCCTCGGCAAGGTCGCGGGAGGCGAACGACGCCCCGCCGAGGCCGTCCCGGCCGGTCGAGGAGCCGATCAGCACCAAGTGGTTGCCGGGCCGTTTCACCCGTGCGGTGATGTAGCGGTCGGGGTCTACGGTCCCGACGCAGACGACGTTCACGAGCGGGTTTCCCGAGTAGGCGTGATCGAAGACGAGTTCGCCCCTGACCACCGGCACCCCGATACAGTTGCCGTAATCTCCGATGCCGGCGACGATGTGCTCGAAGAGGTAGCGGTTCTTCTCTCTCTCGAGGGGCCCGAAGTAGAGCGGGTCCATCAGGGCGATGGGGCGGGCGCCCATGGAGAGGATGTCGCGGACGATCCCGCCGACGCCGGTCGCGGCACCGTCGTAGGGGTCCACGTAACTCGGGTGGTTGTGGCTCTCCATCCCGATTGCGAGGGCACAGGTATCGCTGAACCGCACGATCGCGGCATCATCCCCAGGCCCGAGCAGCACCTCGCTCCCTTCTGTGGGCAGCGTCCGCAGGAGAGGCTTGGTGGACCGGTAACTGCAGTGTTCGCTCCAGAGATTTTCAAAGCAGGCGATCTCAACGTCGGTCGGGTCGCGTCCGAGGGCTTTTCGCAGCAATGCAAGGTCCTGAGCCGATAACATACTGTAAAACTGGTGGGTTGCCTATCTACATAAGCGTGTGCAAGCCCGGTACGAGGTATCCACTTTTTGACGTGGCGCGACCAATAGTGGGGTATGACCCCGTCATATGAAGACCTCCTCAAGGAGGCATATACCAATATCACGGAGCCGACGGAGTTTGAAGATCGGTTCGTCGTTCCTGCCGCCCGCGCCTTCATCGAGGGGAAGACCACGGTCCTCGAGAACTTCGCCGAGATCGCAAGCACCCTCCGGCGCGACCCCGACCACCTGATGAAGCATCTCCTCGGCGAGCTCGGCACAGCCGGCAAGATCGAGGGGAACCGAGCCGTCTTCTCCGGGAAGTTCGAACAGGAGCAGATCAACACGATCATCCACGGCTACGTCGAGGATTACGTCATCTGCTCGGAGTGCGGAAAACCCGATACCCGTCTCGTCAAGAGCGACCGGGTCCTGATGCTCCGGTGCGACGCCTGCGGCGGCCACCGGCCGGTCAGGAAGCGGAAAGCGACTGCGGACTCCTCTGCGGCGTCGAAGCCTACCGAGGGCGCCATTATGGACGTGACGCCGCAGTTCCTCTCGAAGCGCGGCGACGGCGTGGTGAAGATCGACCGCTACACGATGTATGTCGCGAACGCAAAACCGGGCCAGACGGTGAAGGTAAAGATCACCCGGATAGCCGGGACGATCATCTTCACCGAGCGCGTCGACTAAATTGGGGTCGG is a window of Methanoculleus sp. 7T DNA encoding:
- a CDS encoding translation initiation factor IF-2 subunit beta, which encodes MTPSYEDLLKEAYTNITEPTEFEDRFVVPAARAFIEGKTTVLENFAEIASTLRRDPDHLMKHLLGELGTAGKIEGNRAVFSGKFEQEQINTIIHGYVEDYVICSECGKPDTRLVKSDRVLMLRCDACGGHRPVRKRKATADSSAASKPTEGAIMDVTPQFLSKRGDGVVKIDRYTMYVANAKPGQTVKVKITRIAGTIIFTERVD